From one Suricata suricatta isolate VVHF042 chromosome 8, meerkat_22Aug2017_6uvM2_HiC, whole genome shotgun sequence genomic stretch:
- the CCDC17 gene encoding coiled-coil domain-containing protein 17 isoform X2, whose amino-acid sequence MASYSGEPGLLSCGSCDMVFRSWALLATHTQRFCIGRLTQEVVPQERQGLSDQEAGKLALKKLTEEVQRLWLYLQEMRPWITEVPRRSEGRCEALTQSPTPEAAGSPGERLRALQGTHAKRVVETKAQSLALERRSEELGQQLQGLAQTRGGISCLIGLERELRELRAEAGRTRGALEVLGAHVQQLQPQSGTGLNPLREVELYCPVRQTNPGTLAAEIGALREAYVRGGGRDPGVLAQICQLQVEASALELRRLQTRRGRRADVALGELVVVEAENRRLEAEILALQMQRGAGPASWGPRELRPVANSSPSLRRKEDPPHLPPRVAPPLPPIPHPTGVLLSGTEEAPQLPGTMTRNLGLDAHFLLPTSDVLGPAPYDPGAGLVIFYDFLRGLEASWIWVQLLTGLTRDGQDTGGATALPPALCLPPPPAPGPMGNCAILASRQPVPRLPPSPSVSLVCELQAWQGLAWARTPQPKAWTSLVLFDRDQRVLSGRWRLPLRVLPLNTRLSLGQLNGIPQVGQAELFLRLVNARDAGVQTLAEINPASAQEYQYPPPMSSSPSAEASSLAPKASFVDPPPPTEEPLSSQGLR is encoded by the exons ATGGCCTCCTACTCTGGGGAGCCGGGGCTCCTGTCCTGTGGGTCCTGTGACATGGTTTTCCGCTCCTGGGCCCTGCTGGCCACCCACACTCAGCGCTTCTGCATTGGCCGTCTGACCCAAGAG GTTGTGCCACAAGAACGCCAGGGCCTCTCAGATCAAGAGGCCGGCAAATTGGCTCTGAAGAAACTAACGGAGGAG GTGCAGCGGCTGTGGCTGTACCTACAGGAAATGCGACCCTGGATAACAGAGGTCCCCCGGAGATCAGAAGGGCGTTGTGAGGCGCTGACTCAGAGCCCCACCCCCGAAGCTGCTGGAAGCCCGGGAGAGCGGCTTCGGGCGCTCCAAGGGACTCATGCAAAGCGAGTGGTGGAGACCAAGGCACAGAGCCTTGCCCTGGAGCGGCGGAGCgagg AACTGGGCCAACAACTCCAAGGTTTGGCCCAGACCCGGGGCGGAATATCCTGCCTTATCGGCCTGGAGCGGGAGCTTCGAGAACTCAGGGCAGAAGCCGGGCGAACACGGGGAGCTCTAGAGGTGCTAGGGGCGCACGTTCAGCAGCTACAGCCACAGTCCGG GACTGGGCTCAACCCCTTGCGAGAGGTAGAACTCTATTGTCCGGTACGACAGACGAACCCAGGGACTCTGGCTGCCGAGATTGG GGCCCTGCGCGAGGCCTATGTACGAGGCGGGGGCCGGGATCCTGGCGTTCTGGCTCAGATATGTCAGTTGCAAGTGGAGGCCTCAGCACTGGAGCTGCGACGGTTGCAGACTCGCAGGG GAAGAAGGGCAGATGTGGCACTGGGGGAGCTTGTAGTAGTGGAAGCTGAAAACCGGCGCCTGGAGGCAGAAATCCTGGCCTTGCAGATGCAGAGAGGCGCAGGCCCTGCGTCCTGGG GGCCTAGGGAGCTTCGACCTGTGGCGAATTCCAGCCCTAgcctgagaaggaaggaagatccCCCACACCTCCCACCCCGGGTGGCTCCCCCACTGCCGCCGATTCCACACCCCACAGGTGTCCTATTGAGTGGCACAGAAGAGGCT CCGCAGCTTCCTGGAACCATGACCAGAAACCTAGGCCTGGACGCACACTTCCTCCTGCCCACTTCTGACGTTCTGGGCCCTGCACCCTATGACCCTGG GGCTGGCCTGGTCATTTTCTATGACTTCCTTCGGGGACTTGAGGCTTCTTGGATTTGGGTGCAGCTACTGACTGGTTTGACCCGAGATGGACAGGATACAGGAGGGGCCACAGCATTGCCCCCAGCCCTTTGCTtgcccccacctccagctcctgGGCCCATGGGCAACTGTGCCATCCTTGCCAGCAGGCAGCCTGTACCCAG ACTGCCACCTTCACCATCAGTATCCTTGGTCTGTGAGCTACAGGCCTGGCAGGGGCTGGCATGGGCTAGGACACCACAGCCAAAGGCTTGGACCTCACTGGTGTTATTTGACCGAGATCAAAGGGTGCTAAGTGGCCGTTGGCGTCTTCCACTTCGGGTCCTTCCTCTCAACACCAGGCTTAGCCTTGGGCAGCTGAACGGGATTCCCCAG GTAGGTCAGGCTGAGCTCTTTCTGCGACTGGTTAATGCAAGAGATGCAGGTGTCCAGACACTAGCAGAGATCAATCCAGCAAGTGCCCAGGAGTACCAGTACCCACCTCCG ATGTCCAGCTCACCTTCAGCAGAAGCCAGCTCCCTTGCCCCCAAAGCTAGCTTTGTTGatccccctcctcccacagaaGAGCCCCTCAGCAGTCAAGGATTGAGATGA
- the CCDC17 gene encoding coiled-coil domain-containing protein 17 isoform X5, with product MASYSGEPGLLSCGSCDMVFRSWALLATHTQRFCIGRLTQEVVPQERQGLSDQEAGKLALKKLTEEVQRLWLYLQEMRPWITEVPRRSEGRCEALTQSPTPEAAGSPGERLRALQGTHAKRVVETKAQSLALERRSEELGQQLQGLAQTRGGISCLIGLERELRELRAEAGRTRGALEVLGAHVQQLQPQSGTGLNPLREVELYCPVRQTNPGTLAAEIGALREAYVRGGGRDPGVLAQICQLQVEASALELRRLQTRRGPRELRPVANSSPSLRRKEDPPHLPPRVAPPLPPIPHPTGVLLSGTEEAPQLPGTMTRNLGLDAHFLLPTSDVLGPAPYDPGAGLVIFYDFLRGLEASWIWVQLLTGLTRDGQDTGGATALPPALCLPPPPAPGPMGNCAILASRQPVPRLPPSPSVSLVCELQAWQGLAWARTPQPKAWTSLVLFDRDQRVLSGRWRLPLRVLPLNTRLSLGQLNGIPQVGQAELFLRLVNARDAGVQTLAEINPASAQEYQYPPPVRARPHGTRDTTGVIGVVNCQHLWTTMCQVVMKCCE from the exons ATGGCCTCCTACTCTGGGGAGCCGGGGCTCCTGTCCTGTGGGTCCTGTGACATGGTTTTCCGCTCCTGGGCCCTGCTGGCCACCCACACTCAGCGCTTCTGCATTGGCCGTCTGACCCAAGAG GTTGTGCCACAAGAACGCCAGGGCCTCTCAGATCAAGAGGCCGGCAAATTGGCTCTGAAGAAACTAACGGAGGAG GTGCAGCGGCTGTGGCTGTACCTACAGGAAATGCGACCCTGGATAACAGAGGTCCCCCGGAGATCAGAAGGGCGTTGTGAGGCGCTGACTCAGAGCCCCACCCCCGAAGCTGCTGGAAGCCCGGGAGAGCGGCTTCGGGCGCTCCAAGGGACTCATGCAAAGCGAGTGGTGGAGACCAAGGCACAGAGCCTTGCCCTGGAGCGGCGGAGCgagg AACTGGGCCAACAACTCCAAGGTTTGGCCCAGACCCGGGGCGGAATATCCTGCCTTATCGGCCTGGAGCGGGAGCTTCGAGAACTCAGGGCAGAAGCCGGGCGAACACGGGGAGCTCTAGAGGTGCTAGGGGCGCACGTTCAGCAGCTACAGCCACAGTCCGG GACTGGGCTCAACCCCTTGCGAGAGGTAGAACTCTATTGTCCGGTACGACAGACGAACCCAGGGACTCTGGCTGCCGAGATTGG GGCCCTGCGCGAGGCCTATGTACGAGGCGGGGGCCGGGATCCTGGCGTTCTGGCTCAGATATGTCAGTTGCAAGTGGAGGCCTCAGCACTGGAGCTGCGACGGTTGCAGACTCGCAGGG GGCCTAGGGAGCTTCGACCTGTGGCGAATTCCAGCCCTAgcctgagaaggaaggaagatccCCCACACCTCCCACCCCGGGTGGCTCCCCCACTGCCGCCGATTCCACACCCCACAGGTGTCCTATTGAGTGGCACAGAAGAGGCT CCGCAGCTTCCTGGAACCATGACCAGAAACCTAGGCCTGGACGCACACTTCCTCCTGCCCACTTCTGACGTTCTGGGCCCTGCACCCTATGACCCTGG GGCTGGCCTGGTCATTTTCTATGACTTCCTTCGGGGACTTGAGGCTTCTTGGATTTGGGTGCAGCTACTGACTGGTTTGACCCGAGATGGACAGGATACAGGAGGGGCCACAGCATTGCCCCCAGCCCTTTGCTtgcccccacctccagctcctgGGCCCATGGGCAACTGTGCCATCCTTGCCAGCAGGCAGCCTGTACCCAG ACTGCCACCTTCACCATCAGTATCCTTGGTCTGTGAGCTACAGGCCTGGCAGGGGCTGGCATGGGCTAGGACACCACAGCCAAAGGCTTGGACCTCACTGGTGTTATTTGACCGAGATCAAAGGGTGCTAAGTGGCCGTTGGCGTCTTCCACTTCGGGTCCTTCCTCTCAACACCAGGCTTAGCCTTGGGCAGCTGAACGGGATTCCCCAG GTAGGTCAGGCTGAGCTCTTTCTGCGACTGGTTAATGCAAGAGATGCAGGTGTCCAGACACTAGCAGAGATCAATCCAGCAAGTGCCCAGGAGTACCAGTACCCACCTCCGGTGAGGGCCCGCCCGCATGGAACTAGGGACACCACAGGTGTGATTGGTGTGGTTAATTGCCAGCATTTGTGGACCACCATGTGCCAAGTTGTTATGAAGTgctgtgaatga
- the CCDC17 gene encoding coiled-coil domain-containing protein 17 isoform X3, with the protein MASYSGEPGLLSCGSCDMVFRSWALLATHTQRFCIGRLTQEVVPQERQGLSDQEAGKLALKKLTEEVQRLWLYLQEMRPWITEVPRRSEGRCEALTQSPTPEAAGSPGERLRALQGTHAKRVVETKAQSLALERRSEGLAQTRGGISCLIGLERELRELRAEAGRTRGALEVLGAHVQQLQPQSGTGLNPLREVELYCPVRQTNPGTLAAEIGALREAYVRGGGRDPGVLAQICQLQVEASALELRRLQTRRGRRADVALGELVVVEAENRRLEAEILALQMQRGAGPASWGPRELRPVANSSPSLRRKEDPPHLPPRVAPPLPPIPHPTGVLLSGTEEAPQLPGTMTRNLGLDAHFLLPTSDVLGPAPYDPGAGLVIFYDFLRGLEASWIWVQLLTGLTRDGQDTGGATALPPALCLPPPPAPGPMGNCAILASRQPVPRLPPSPSVSLVCELQAWQGLAWARTPQPKAWTSLVLFDRDQRVLSGRWRLPLRVLPLNTRLSLGQLNGIPQVGQAELFLRLVNARDAGVQTLAEINPASAQEYQYPPPVRARPHGTRDTTGVIGVVNCQHLWTTMCQVVMKCCE; encoded by the exons ATGGCCTCCTACTCTGGGGAGCCGGGGCTCCTGTCCTGTGGGTCCTGTGACATGGTTTTCCGCTCCTGGGCCCTGCTGGCCACCCACACTCAGCGCTTCTGCATTGGCCGTCTGACCCAAGAG GTTGTGCCACAAGAACGCCAGGGCCTCTCAGATCAAGAGGCCGGCAAATTGGCTCTGAAGAAACTAACGGAGGAG GTGCAGCGGCTGTGGCTGTACCTACAGGAAATGCGACCCTGGATAACAGAGGTCCCCCGGAGATCAGAAGGGCGTTGTGAGGCGCTGACTCAGAGCCCCACCCCCGAAGCTGCTGGAAGCCCGGGAGAGCGGCTTCGGGCGCTCCAAGGGACTCATGCAAAGCGAGTGGTGGAGACCAAGGCACAGAGCCTTGCCCTGGAGCGGCGGAGCgagg GTTTGGCCCAGACCCGGGGCGGAATATCCTGCCTTATCGGCCTGGAGCGGGAGCTTCGAGAACTCAGGGCAGAAGCCGGGCGAACACGGGGAGCTCTAGAGGTGCTAGGGGCGCACGTTCAGCAGCTACAGCCACAGTCCGG GACTGGGCTCAACCCCTTGCGAGAGGTAGAACTCTATTGTCCGGTACGACAGACGAACCCAGGGACTCTGGCTGCCGAGATTGG GGCCCTGCGCGAGGCCTATGTACGAGGCGGGGGCCGGGATCCTGGCGTTCTGGCTCAGATATGTCAGTTGCAAGTGGAGGCCTCAGCACTGGAGCTGCGACGGTTGCAGACTCGCAGGG GAAGAAGGGCAGATGTGGCACTGGGGGAGCTTGTAGTAGTGGAAGCTGAAAACCGGCGCCTGGAGGCAGAAATCCTGGCCTTGCAGATGCAGAGAGGCGCAGGCCCTGCGTCCTGGG GGCCTAGGGAGCTTCGACCTGTGGCGAATTCCAGCCCTAgcctgagaaggaaggaagatccCCCACACCTCCCACCCCGGGTGGCTCCCCCACTGCCGCCGATTCCACACCCCACAGGTGTCCTATTGAGTGGCACAGAAGAGGCT CCGCAGCTTCCTGGAACCATGACCAGAAACCTAGGCCTGGACGCACACTTCCTCCTGCCCACTTCTGACGTTCTGGGCCCTGCACCCTATGACCCTGG GGCTGGCCTGGTCATTTTCTATGACTTCCTTCGGGGACTTGAGGCTTCTTGGATTTGGGTGCAGCTACTGACTGGTTTGACCCGAGATGGACAGGATACAGGAGGGGCCACAGCATTGCCCCCAGCCCTTTGCTtgcccccacctccagctcctgGGCCCATGGGCAACTGTGCCATCCTTGCCAGCAGGCAGCCTGTACCCAG ACTGCCACCTTCACCATCAGTATCCTTGGTCTGTGAGCTACAGGCCTGGCAGGGGCTGGCATGGGCTAGGACACCACAGCCAAAGGCTTGGACCTCACTGGTGTTATTTGACCGAGATCAAAGGGTGCTAAGTGGCCGTTGGCGTCTTCCACTTCGGGTCCTTCCTCTCAACACCAGGCTTAGCCTTGGGCAGCTGAACGGGATTCCCCAG GTAGGTCAGGCTGAGCTCTTTCTGCGACTGGTTAATGCAAGAGATGCAGGTGTCCAGACACTAGCAGAGATCAATCCAGCAAGTGCCCAGGAGTACCAGTACCCACCTCCGGTGAGGGCCCGCCCGCATGGAACTAGGGACACCACAGGTGTGATTGGTGTGGTTAATTGCCAGCATTTGTGGACCACCATGTGCCAAGTTGTTATGAAGTgctgtgaatga
- the CCDC17 gene encoding coiled-coil domain-containing protein 17 isoform X1: MASYSGEPGLLSCGSCDMVFRSWALLATHTQRFCIGRLTQEVVPQERQGLSDQEAGKLALKKLTEEVQRLWLYLQEMRPWITEVPRRSEGRCEALTQSPTPEAAGSPGERLRALQGTHAKRVVETKAQSLALERRSEELGQQLQGLAQTRGGISCLIGLERELRELRAEAGRTRGALEVLGAHVQQLQPQSGTGLNPLREVELYCPVRQTNPGTLAAEIGALREAYVRGGGRDPGVLAQICQLQVEASALELRRLQTRRGRRADVALGELVVVEAENRRLEAEILALQMQRGAGPASWGPRELRPVANSSPSLRRKEDPPHLPPRVAPPLPPIPHPTGVLLSGTEEAPQLPGTMTRNLGLDAHFLLPTSDVLGPAPYDPGAGLVIFYDFLRGLEASWIWVQLLTGLTRDGQDTGGATALPPALCLPPPPAPGPMGNCAILASRQPVPRLPPSPSVSLVCELQAWQGLAWARTPQPKAWTSLVLFDRDQRVLSGRWRLPLRVLPLNTRLSLGQLNGIPQVGQAELFLRLVNARDAGVQTLAEINPASAQEYQYPPPVRARPHGTRDTTGVIGVVNCQHLWTTMCQVVMKCCE; the protein is encoded by the exons ATGGCCTCCTACTCTGGGGAGCCGGGGCTCCTGTCCTGTGGGTCCTGTGACATGGTTTTCCGCTCCTGGGCCCTGCTGGCCACCCACACTCAGCGCTTCTGCATTGGCCGTCTGACCCAAGAG GTTGTGCCACAAGAACGCCAGGGCCTCTCAGATCAAGAGGCCGGCAAATTGGCTCTGAAGAAACTAACGGAGGAG GTGCAGCGGCTGTGGCTGTACCTACAGGAAATGCGACCCTGGATAACAGAGGTCCCCCGGAGATCAGAAGGGCGTTGTGAGGCGCTGACTCAGAGCCCCACCCCCGAAGCTGCTGGAAGCCCGGGAGAGCGGCTTCGGGCGCTCCAAGGGACTCATGCAAAGCGAGTGGTGGAGACCAAGGCACAGAGCCTTGCCCTGGAGCGGCGGAGCgagg AACTGGGCCAACAACTCCAAGGTTTGGCCCAGACCCGGGGCGGAATATCCTGCCTTATCGGCCTGGAGCGGGAGCTTCGAGAACTCAGGGCAGAAGCCGGGCGAACACGGGGAGCTCTAGAGGTGCTAGGGGCGCACGTTCAGCAGCTACAGCCACAGTCCGG GACTGGGCTCAACCCCTTGCGAGAGGTAGAACTCTATTGTCCGGTACGACAGACGAACCCAGGGACTCTGGCTGCCGAGATTGG GGCCCTGCGCGAGGCCTATGTACGAGGCGGGGGCCGGGATCCTGGCGTTCTGGCTCAGATATGTCAGTTGCAAGTGGAGGCCTCAGCACTGGAGCTGCGACGGTTGCAGACTCGCAGGG GAAGAAGGGCAGATGTGGCACTGGGGGAGCTTGTAGTAGTGGAAGCTGAAAACCGGCGCCTGGAGGCAGAAATCCTGGCCTTGCAGATGCAGAGAGGCGCAGGCCCTGCGTCCTGGG GGCCTAGGGAGCTTCGACCTGTGGCGAATTCCAGCCCTAgcctgagaaggaaggaagatccCCCACACCTCCCACCCCGGGTGGCTCCCCCACTGCCGCCGATTCCACACCCCACAGGTGTCCTATTGAGTGGCACAGAAGAGGCT CCGCAGCTTCCTGGAACCATGACCAGAAACCTAGGCCTGGACGCACACTTCCTCCTGCCCACTTCTGACGTTCTGGGCCCTGCACCCTATGACCCTGG GGCTGGCCTGGTCATTTTCTATGACTTCCTTCGGGGACTTGAGGCTTCTTGGATTTGGGTGCAGCTACTGACTGGTTTGACCCGAGATGGACAGGATACAGGAGGGGCCACAGCATTGCCCCCAGCCCTTTGCTtgcccccacctccagctcctgGGCCCATGGGCAACTGTGCCATCCTTGCCAGCAGGCAGCCTGTACCCAG ACTGCCACCTTCACCATCAGTATCCTTGGTCTGTGAGCTACAGGCCTGGCAGGGGCTGGCATGGGCTAGGACACCACAGCCAAAGGCTTGGACCTCACTGGTGTTATTTGACCGAGATCAAAGGGTGCTAAGTGGCCGTTGGCGTCTTCCACTTCGGGTCCTTCCTCTCAACACCAGGCTTAGCCTTGGGCAGCTGAACGGGATTCCCCAG GTAGGTCAGGCTGAGCTCTTTCTGCGACTGGTTAATGCAAGAGATGCAGGTGTCCAGACACTAGCAGAGATCAATCCAGCAAGTGCCCAGGAGTACCAGTACCCACCTCCGGTGAGGGCCCGCCCGCATGGAACTAGGGACACCACAGGTGTGATTGGTGTGGTTAATTGCCAGCATTTGTGGACCACCATGTGCCAAGTTGTTATGAAGTgctgtgaatga
- the CCDC17 gene encoding coiled-coil domain-containing protein 17 isoform X6, whose amino-acid sequence MASYSGEPGLLSCGSCDMVFRSWALLATHTQRFCIGRLTQEVVPQERQGLSDQEAGKLALKKLTEEVQRLWLYLQEMRPWITEVPRRSEGRCEALTQSPTPEAAGSPGERLRALQGTHAKRVVETKAQSLALERRSEELGQQLQGLAQTRGGISCLIGLERELRELRAEAGRTRGALEVLGAHVQQLQPQSGTGLNPLREVELYCPVRQTNPGTLAAEIGALREAYVRGGGRDPGVLAQICQLQVEASALELRRLQTRRGRRADVALGELVVVEAENRRLEAEILALQMQRGAGPASWGPRELRPVANSSPSLRRKEDPPHLPPRVAPPLPPIPHPTGVLLSGTEEAPQLPGTMTRNLGLDAHFLLPTSDVLGPAPYDPGLPPSPSVSLVCELQAWQGLAWARTPQPKAWTSLVLFDRDQRVLSGRWRLPLRVLPLNTRLSLGQLNGIPQVGQAELFLRLVNARDAGVQTLAEINPASAQEYQYPPPVRARPHGTRDTTGVIGVVNCQHLWTTMCQVVMKCCE is encoded by the exons ATGGCCTCCTACTCTGGGGAGCCGGGGCTCCTGTCCTGTGGGTCCTGTGACATGGTTTTCCGCTCCTGGGCCCTGCTGGCCACCCACACTCAGCGCTTCTGCATTGGCCGTCTGACCCAAGAG GTTGTGCCACAAGAACGCCAGGGCCTCTCAGATCAAGAGGCCGGCAAATTGGCTCTGAAGAAACTAACGGAGGAG GTGCAGCGGCTGTGGCTGTACCTACAGGAAATGCGACCCTGGATAACAGAGGTCCCCCGGAGATCAGAAGGGCGTTGTGAGGCGCTGACTCAGAGCCCCACCCCCGAAGCTGCTGGAAGCCCGGGAGAGCGGCTTCGGGCGCTCCAAGGGACTCATGCAAAGCGAGTGGTGGAGACCAAGGCACAGAGCCTTGCCCTGGAGCGGCGGAGCgagg AACTGGGCCAACAACTCCAAGGTTTGGCCCAGACCCGGGGCGGAATATCCTGCCTTATCGGCCTGGAGCGGGAGCTTCGAGAACTCAGGGCAGAAGCCGGGCGAACACGGGGAGCTCTAGAGGTGCTAGGGGCGCACGTTCAGCAGCTACAGCCACAGTCCGG GACTGGGCTCAACCCCTTGCGAGAGGTAGAACTCTATTGTCCGGTACGACAGACGAACCCAGGGACTCTGGCTGCCGAGATTGG GGCCCTGCGCGAGGCCTATGTACGAGGCGGGGGCCGGGATCCTGGCGTTCTGGCTCAGATATGTCAGTTGCAAGTGGAGGCCTCAGCACTGGAGCTGCGACGGTTGCAGACTCGCAGGG GAAGAAGGGCAGATGTGGCACTGGGGGAGCTTGTAGTAGTGGAAGCTGAAAACCGGCGCCTGGAGGCAGAAATCCTGGCCTTGCAGATGCAGAGAGGCGCAGGCCCTGCGTCCTGGG GGCCTAGGGAGCTTCGACCTGTGGCGAATTCCAGCCCTAgcctgagaaggaaggaagatccCCCACACCTCCCACCCCGGGTGGCTCCCCCACTGCCGCCGATTCCACACCCCACAGGTGTCCTATTGAGTGGCACAGAAGAGGCT CCGCAGCTTCCTGGAACCATGACCAGAAACCTAGGCCTGGACGCACACTTCCTCCTGCCCACTTCTGACGTTCTGGGCCCTGCACCCTATGACCCTGG ACTGCCACCTTCACCATCAGTATCCTTGGTCTGTGAGCTACAGGCCTGGCAGGGGCTGGCATGGGCTAGGACACCACAGCCAAAGGCTTGGACCTCACTGGTGTTATTTGACCGAGATCAAAGGGTGCTAAGTGGCCGTTGGCGTCTTCCACTTCGGGTCCTTCCTCTCAACACCAGGCTTAGCCTTGGGCAGCTGAACGGGATTCCCCAG GTAGGTCAGGCTGAGCTCTTTCTGCGACTGGTTAATGCAAGAGATGCAGGTGTCCAGACACTAGCAGAGATCAATCCAGCAAGTGCCCAGGAGTACCAGTACCCACCTCCGGTGAGGGCCCGCCCGCATGGAACTAGGGACACCACAGGTGTGATTGGTGTGGTTAATTGCCAGCATTTGTGGACCACCATGTGCCAAGTTGTTATGAAGTgctgtgaatga
- the CCDC17 gene encoding coiled-coil domain-containing protein 17 isoform X4, protein MASYSGEPGLLSCGSCDMVFRSWALLATHTQRFCIGRLTQEVVPQERQGLSDQEAGKLALKKLTEEVQRLWLYLQEMRPWITEVPRRSEGRCEALTQSPTPEAAGSPGERLRALQGTHAKRVVETKAQSLALERRSEELGQQLQGLAQTRGGISCLIGLERELRELRAEAGRTRGALEVLGAHVQQLQPQSGTGLNPLREVELYCPVRQTNPGTLAAEIGALREAYVRGGGRDPGVLAQICQLQVEASALELRRLQTRRGRRADVALGELVVVEAENRRLEAEILALQMQRGAGPASWGPRELRPVANSSPSLRRKEDPPHLPPRVAPPLPPIPHPTGVLLSGTEEAPQLPGTMTRNLGLDAHFLLPTSDVLGPAPYDPGAGLVIFYDFLRGLEASWIWVQLLTGLTRDGQDTGGATALPPALCLPPPPAPGPMGNCAILASRQPVPRLPPSPSVSLVCELQAWQGLAWARTPQPKAWTSLVLFDRDQRVLSGRWRLPLRVLPLNTRLSLGQLNGIPQMSSSPSAEASSLAPKASFVDPPPPTEEPLSSQGLR, encoded by the exons ATGGCCTCCTACTCTGGGGAGCCGGGGCTCCTGTCCTGTGGGTCCTGTGACATGGTTTTCCGCTCCTGGGCCCTGCTGGCCACCCACACTCAGCGCTTCTGCATTGGCCGTCTGACCCAAGAG GTTGTGCCACAAGAACGCCAGGGCCTCTCAGATCAAGAGGCCGGCAAATTGGCTCTGAAGAAACTAACGGAGGAG GTGCAGCGGCTGTGGCTGTACCTACAGGAAATGCGACCCTGGATAACAGAGGTCCCCCGGAGATCAGAAGGGCGTTGTGAGGCGCTGACTCAGAGCCCCACCCCCGAAGCTGCTGGAAGCCCGGGAGAGCGGCTTCGGGCGCTCCAAGGGACTCATGCAAAGCGAGTGGTGGAGACCAAGGCACAGAGCCTTGCCCTGGAGCGGCGGAGCgagg AACTGGGCCAACAACTCCAAGGTTTGGCCCAGACCCGGGGCGGAATATCCTGCCTTATCGGCCTGGAGCGGGAGCTTCGAGAACTCAGGGCAGAAGCCGGGCGAACACGGGGAGCTCTAGAGGTGCTAGGGGCGCACGTTCAGCAGCTACAGCCACAGTCCGG GACTGGGCTCAACCCCTTGCGAGAGGTAGAACTCTATTGTCCGGTACGACAGACGAACCCAGGGACTCTGGCTGCCGAGATTGG GGCCCTGCGCGAGGCCTATGTACGAGGCGGGGGCCGGGATCCTGGCGTTCTGGCTCAGATATGTCAGTTGCAAGTGGAGGCCTCAGCACTGGAGCTGCGACGGTTGCAGACTCGCAGGG GAAGAAGGGCAGATGTGGCACTGGGGGAGCTTGTAGTAGTGGAAGCTGAAAACCGGCGCCTGGAGGCAGAAATCCTGGCCTTGCAGATGCAGAGAGGCGCAGGCCCTGCGTCCTGGG GGCCTAGGGAGCTTCGACCTGTGGCGAATTCCAGCCCTAgcctgagaaggaaggaagatccCCCACACCTCCCACCCCGGGTGGCTCCCCCACTGCCGCCGATTCCACACCCCACAGGTGTCCTATTGAGTGGCACAGAAGAGGCT CCGCAGCTTCCTGGAACCATGACCAGAAACCTAGGCCTGGACGCACACTTCCTCCTGCCCACTTCTGACGTTCTGGGCCCTGCACCCTATGACCCTGG GGCTGGCCTGGTCATTTTCTATGACTTCCTTCGGGGACTTGAGGCTTCTTGGATTTGGGTGCAGCTACTGACTGGTTTGACCCGAGATGGACAGGATACAGGAGGGGCCACAGCATTGCCCCCAGCCCTTTGCTtgcccccacctccagctcctgGGCCCATGGGCAACTGTGCCATCCTTGCCAGCAGGCAGCCTGTACCCAG ACTGCCACCTTCACCATCAGTATCCTTGGTCTGTGAGCTACAGGCCTGGCAGGGGCTGGCATGGGCTAGGACACCACAGCCAAAGGCTTGGACCTCACTGGTGTTATTTGACCGAGATCAAAGGGTGCTAAGTGGCCGTTGGCGTCTTCCACTTCGGGTCCTTCCTCTCAACACCAGGCTTAGCCTTGGGCAGCTGAACGGGATTCCCCAG ATGTCCAGCTCACCTTCAGCAGAAGCCAGCTCCCTTGCCCCCAAAGCTAGCTTTGTTGatccccctcctcccacagaaGAGCCCCTCAGCAGTCAAGGATTGAGATGA